One Chloroflexota bacterium DNA window includes the following coding sequences:
- a CDS encoding CBS domain-containing protein, whose translation MDLTPEAVTQATSIGEVDRLLRGTDPILVNLGDSLHRLAKMAVERPGCRVLSVVDESGLLVGLVPVRLLVNDIFLKIVPEEFLGVITDMDDVMEYARHLGARTAGDIMLRPTSVRRDATVRDAFETMHHARLNGLPIVDEKGRVVSYLDQLELLLVWVRASGREPLLHPSADADTGTDGE comes from the coding sequence ATGGACCTGACCCCGGAAGCCGTCACCCAGGCGACGTCCATCGGCGAGGTCGATCGGCTGCTGCGAGGCACGGATCCGATTCTCGTCAATCTCGGCGACAGCCTGCACCGACTCGCCAAGATGGCGGTCGAGCGGCCCGGGTGTCGGGTCCTTTCGGTTGTCGATGAGTCCGGCCTGCTCGTCGGCCTGGTGCCCGTGCGGCTGCTCGTGAACGACATCTTCCTGAAGATCGTGCCGGAGGAGTTCCTGGGCGTCATCACCGATATGGACGACGTGATGGAGTACGCCCGCCACCTCGGGGCGCGAACCGCCGGTGACATCATGCTGCGGCCCACCTCCGTGCGCCGTGACGCGACCGTGCGGGACGCGTTCGAGACGATGCACCACGCCCGCCTCAACGGCCTGCCGATTGTCGACGAGAAGGGCAGGGTCGTGAGCTACCTCGACCAGCTCGAGCTGCTCCTGGTCTGGGTGCGTGCCAGCGGGCGAGAGCCCCTCCTCCATCCGAGCGCGGACGCCGACACGGGCACCGACGGGGAATGA
- a CDS encoding HAD family hydrolase, producing MIDRWVVLDVGETIIDETRVWSIWADMLGIPRLTFLAGFGAVLARGGEHRDVFELFNVADWRTAWPEHEAIYGGFQVDDLYPDAIPAMDALRGRGYRVAVIGNQPASRDEELRRIGVEAEVIAMSAEMGVAKPSQEFFERALELLGSPRASSVAYVGDRVDNDVLPAVVAGMRAVWIRRGPWGFIERLPEGVHPALMVSSLTELADRIDDAWSGLPEAEESD from the coding sequence ATGATCGATCGCTGGGTGGTCCTCGATGTCGGGGAGACGATCATCGATGAGACGCGGGTCTGGTCGATCTGGGCGGACATGCTCGGCATTCCACGGCTCACCTTCCTGGCGGGCTTCGGGGCGGTGCTGGCCCGCGGCGGCGAGCATCGCGACGTGTTCGAGCTCTTCAACGTCGCCGATTGGCGCACCGCCTGGCCCGAGCACGAGGCGATCTACGGCGGCTTCCAGGTCGACGACCTCTACCCCGATGCCATCCCCGCCATGGATGCGCTCCGCGGCCGCGGGTATCGGGTGGCCGTGATCGGCAACCAGCCCGCGAGCCGAGACGAGGAGCTGCGCCGGATCGGTGTCGAGGCCGAGGTGATCGCCATGTCGGCGGAGATGGGGGTCGCCAAGCCGTCCCAGGAGTTCTTCGAGCGCGCCCTCGAGCTGCTCGGCTCGCCCAGGGCGTCATCGGTCGCCTACGTCGGGGACCGGGTCGACAATGACGTGCTGCCGGCGGTCGTGGCCGGGATGCGCGCGGTCTGGATCCGGCGCGGACCGTGGGGCTTCATCGAGCGCCTGCCGGAAGGGGTGCACCCCGCGCTGATGGTCTCCTCGCTGACCGAGCTGGCAGACCGGATCGACGATGCCTGGTCCGGCTTGCCCGAGGCGGAGGAGAGCGACTAG
- a CDS encoding ArsB/NhaD family transporter: MTATVVLGLAVFLGTYVLIATERVHKTIAAMAGGVAMILLGIVTQEQAFEHIDFNVIFLLAGMMILAGIIRKTGVFGWMAVRAARFAGGDAYRVLVVMSVITAVASALLDNVTTVVLVGPITLFLAARLGLNPMPLIIAEILASNIGGTATLIGDPPNILIASAANIDFATFFLNMGPLAGIVLVVFLVAARWLFRGQLVVDPEMRDALLALDERQMITDPTLLRSSLVVLGLTMLGFVLHGPLGYEPATVALTGAVALMVVARENPHEVLREVEWPTLFFFIGLFMLIAGVIEIGMIEAIATALTDLTGGALAGGAIVILWLSAVLSGVVDNIPYTATMLPVVEQMSEPHGGSQALWWALAAGADMGGNLTIIGASANVILASMSEREGHPIGFWTFMKYAVPVTLGSILISTAYIWLRYLL; encoded by the coding sequence ATGACCGCCACTGTCGTCCTCGGCCTTGCCGTCTTCCTGGGCACGTATGTCCTGATCGCCACCGAGCGGGTCCACAAGACGATTGCCGCCATGGCCGGTGGCGTGGCGATGATCCTGCTCGGGATCGTCACCCAGGAGCAGGCGTTCGAGCACATCGACTTCAACGTCATCTTCCTGCTCGCCGGGATGATGATCCTGGCCGGGATCATCCGGAAGACCGGCGTCTTCGGCTGGATGGCGGTGCGCGCGGCGCGCTTCGCGGGGGGCGATGCCTATCGGGTGCTGGTGGTGATGAGTGTCATCACCGCGGTGGCGTCCGCTCTCCTCGACAACGTGACGACCGTTGTCCTGGTCGGGCCGATCACGCTCTTCCTCGCCGCTCGACTTGGGCTCAACCCGATGCCCCTGATCATTGCCGAGATCCTCGCCAGCAACATCGGCGGGACCGCGACCCTCATCGGCGACCCGCCGAACATCCTCATCGCCAGCGCGGCGAACATCGACTTCGCCACCTTCTTCCTGAACATGGGGCCGCTGGCGGGCATCGTGCTCGTCGTATTCCTGGTGGCTGCGCGGTGGCTCTTCCGCGGTCAGCTCGTCGTCGACCCGGAGATGCGCGACGCGCTCCTGGCTCTGGACGAGCGCCAGATGATCACCGACCCGACGCTGCTGCGGAGCTCGCTCGTCGTGCTCGGCCTGACCATGCTCGGCTTCGTGCTCCACGGACCGCTGGGGTACGAGCCGGCCACGGTGGCGCTGACGGGCGCGGTGGCGCTGATGGTGGTGGCCAGGGAGAACCCGCACGAGGTGCTGCGGGAGGTCGAGTGGCCGACCCTCTTCTTCTTCATCGGCCTCTTCATGCTCATCGCCGGCGTGATCGAGATCGGCATGATCGAGGCCATCGCCACCGCGCTGACCGATCTGACCGGCGGCGCGCTGGCCGGTGGCGCGATCGTCATCCTGTGGCTCTCGGCGGTCCTGTCGGGAGTGGTCGACAACATCCCGTACACCGCCACGATGCTCCCCGTCGTGGAGCAGATGTCGGAGCCGCACGGTGGGTCGCAGGCGCTGTGGTGGGCGCTGGCGGCCGGTGCCGACATGGGGGGCAACCTGACCATCATCGGGGCATCCGCAAACGTGATCCTGGCCAGCATGTCCGAGCGCGAGGGCCATCCCATCGGCTTCTGGACCTTCATGAAGTATGCGGTGCCGGTCACCCTCGGCAGCATCCTGATCTCGACCGCCTACATCTGGCTGCGCTACCTGCTGTAG